The nucleotide window CGGTCAAAATTTTTTGACGGATAAAGAAATTGCCAAAGATATTGTCGATTCATGCAATTTTTTGGAATCCGACGACGTTGTCGAAATAGGTCCAGGCGATGGCATTTTAACGAAATTAATCGCAGGCAGGGTTAAAACTTTTACTATAATTGAAATAGACCCTTTTTATTATAACCTGGCTAAAGGAAAATTTAATAAAATTAATCCGGCACCCAGCTTCGTAAACGAAGACGCTCTTAAGTTCGATTACGCGGCTTTAAGCAAAAACCTTTCGTCTAAAATCAGGGTTATTTCCAATTTGCCATATGAGATTTCCGGCCCAGTCATAGATAAATTTATAAAAGAAAAAGACGCTTTTTCTGATTTAACTCTTATGTTTCAAAAAGAGTTTGCCGAGAGGCTTTATTCAAAGGAAAACGATTCGGGAAGAGGCGCTTTAAGCGTCATTGCCGGTTTAAATTTTGACATAACAAGGCTTTTTGAAGTCGGCAAGGCAAATTTTAATCCCGTTCCAAAAGTAGATTCGACTGTTTTAAGGCTGTTCCCACGATATTTTGACGACGAAGATTATAATTGGGCGGCAAGCTCTCAATTTTTCAACTATTTCGTTCATCAAATATTT belongs to Candidatus Acidulodesulfobacterium acidiphilum and includes:
- the rsmA gene encoding ribosomal RNA small subunit methyltransferase A, which gives rise to MSKEPKRNKVVFGQNFLTDKEIAKDIVDSCNFLESDDVVEIGPGDGILTKLIAGRVKTFTIIEIDPFYYNLAKGKFNKINPAPSFVNEDALKFDYAALSKNLSSKIRVISNLPYEISGPVIDKFIKEKDAFSDLTLMFQKEFAERLYSKENDSGRGALSVIAGLNFDITRLFEVGKANFNPVPKVDSTVLRLFPRYFDDEDYNWAASSQFFNYFVHQIFKLRRKKLKNSIYASFFGIPPDVKEKIFSDSNIDLNKRPQELTTEELIKAGKSYDLYLKNREQLN